Proteins encoded by one window of Enterobacter hormaechei subsp. xiangfangensis:
- the speFL gene encoding leader peptide SpeFL, with protein sequence MENNNRLMPHIRRTTHIMMFAHRNCFDFHLFNAR encoded by the coding sequence ATGGAAAACAATAATCGTTTAATGCCCCATATAAGGCGGACAACACATATCATGATGTTTGCCCACCGAAACTGTTTTGACTTTCATCTCTTTAACGCCCGGTAG
- the kdpE gene encoding two-component system response regulator KdpE, translated as MINVLIVEDELAISRFLRTALEGDGLRVHEAGTLQRGLIEAATRKPDLVILDLGLPDGDGIDFIREVRQWSQMPILVLSARTEETDKIAALDAGADDYLIKPFGIGELQARLRVALRRHSATSPSDPVYAFGDIRVDLAARRIVRGEEEIHLTPIEFRLLAVLLNNHGKVLTQRQLLSQVWGPNAVEHSHYLRIYMGHLRQKLEADPARPRHLLTETGIGYRFII; from the coding sequence GTGATTAACGTTCTGATTGTTGAAGATGAGCTCGCTATCAGCCGATTTCTGCGTACCGCGCTGGAAGGCGACGGTTTGCGCGTTCATGAAGCCGGAACGCTTCAACGAGGGTTGATTGAAGCCGCGACCCGCAAGCCAGATCTGGTGATCCTGGATCTGGGACTTCCGGATGGCGACGGCATCGATTTTATTCGTGAGGTGCGTCAGTGGAGCCAGATGCCTATTCTGGTGCTCTCTGCCCGCACCGAAGAGACGGATAAAATCGCCGCGCTGGATGCCGGAGCGGATGATTATCTGATCAAACCGTTTGGCATTGGCGAGTTACAGGCCCGGCTTCGTGTGGCGCTGCGTCGACACAGTGCCACCTCCCCTTCCGACCCGGTGTACGCCTTTGGCGATATCCGCGTCGATCTTGCTGCACGCCGCATCGTAAGAGGAGAAGAAGAGATCCACCTTACGCCTATTGAGTTTCGTCTGCTGGCCGTGCTGCTCAATAACCATGGTAAAGTGTTAACGCAGCGACAGCTGTTAAGCCAGGTCTGGGGGCCGAATGCTGTCGAGCATAGTCACTATTTACGCATTTATATGGGACACCTTCGCCAGAAGCTTGAAGCCGATCCCGCGCGTCCTCGTCATTTATTAACAGAAACCGGTATTGGATATCGGTTTATAATCTGA